The Pygocentrus nattereri isolate fPygNat1 chromosome 2, fPygNat1.pri, whole genome shotgun sequence genome has a window encoding:
- the LOC108440280 gene encoding cation channel sperm-associated protein 3-like has translation MDFNRIIQQLRMSLSDSDRIVTKDKSSSLTFLQIYLTTLRHQDTTLDKLQQIYDEMLEVLSELLELQQEEKREEEERERDPQ, from the exons ATGGATTTTAATCGGATCATCCAGCAGCTCAGgatgtctctctctgactcggACCGCATTGTCACAAAGGATAAGAGCAGCAGTttaacatttctgcagatatatCTGACCACGCTGCGACACCAGGACACAACACTGGACAA gCTGCAGCAGATCTATGATGAAATGCTAGAGGTCCTCagtgagctgctggagctgcagcaggaagagaagagagaggaagaggagcgcGAAAGAGACCCACAGTAA
- the LOC119264782 gene encoding cation channel sperm-associated protein 3-like, with protein MDSRRFSVEDPTSSCRVRRDERCHAFISSLTQHFLFPAFILMIIIVNSFVIALEEEYSNPGLFREAEWVFLILYVMEFSMRVYVEPRSFWRSGFNIFSSALLLLSLVAVFAEGATSFFSLQNFRPFRALRVLKIISFFPSLQALVVVLAKAMKRAVYVMCLVVFIMYIFAVASVLYFGEQATGDTEHWGNLGSALLTVFGLITLDSWVDLLRKVDGLGVAYSRLFPIIFILMGHFIFFNMFVALVIMEVERMTKAREEEALQKREAAKKGAKKKRTMKQLIGSQVSAG; from the exons TTCCCTCACTCAGCACTTTTTATTTCCTGCGTTCATTTTGATGATTATCATCGTGAACTCATTCGTCATCGCTCTGGAGGAAGAATACAGTAACCCAGGGCTGTTTAGG GAGGCCGAGTGGGTTTTCCTGATCCTCTATGTGATGGAGTTCAGCATGAGGGTCTACGTGGAGCCGCGTAGTTTTTGGAGAAGTGGCTTTAATATCTTCAGCTCTGcgttgctgctgctgtctctGGTGGCAGTGTTCGCTGAGGGAGCCACTTCGTTCTTCTCTCTGCAGAACTTCAGGCCTTTCCGTGCCCTCCGTGTCTTGAAGATCATCTCCTTCTTCCCCTCACTTCAG GCTCTGGTTGTGGTGCTGGCCAAAGCCATGAAGAGAGCAGTGTACGTGATGTGTCTGGTGGTGTTCATCATGTACATCTTTGCTGTTGCCAGTGTTCTCTATTTCGGAGAGCAAGCAACAGGGGACACCGAGCACTGGGGGAATTTGGGGTCCGCCCTGCTCACAGTCTTTGGCTTGATAACC TTGGACAGCTGGGTGGATTTGTTGAGGAAAGTGGATGGTTTAGGAGTGGCCTACAGTCGGCTCTTCCCCATCATCTTCATACTGATGGGCCACTTCATTTTCTTCAACATGTTCGTGGCCTTGGTCATCATGGAAGTTGAG CGCATGACTAAAGCCCGTGAGGAGGAGGCTCTGCAGAAGCGGGAGGCAGCGAAGAAAGGGGcgaagaagaaaagaacaatGAAGCAGCTGATTGGGAGTCAGGTGAGTGCAGGTTAA